The Malus domestica chromosome 10, GDT2T_hap1 genome contains a region encoding:
- the LOC103446803 gene encoding uncharacterized protein isoform X1: protein MSYLAVGVSPGNVPVYHSTNLKVNDRRLRVAELVLRCLICGLGVVAAALVGTDTQVKEIFTVQKKAKFTDMKALVFLVVANGIVSAYSLVQVVRCVVSMVRGNVLFSKPIAWIIFSGDQRESHDAKGTIHSSSIALLQKRFREMQRVKAMREERDRSRMLAEPKHNKQLMMVDSNPTSMHYEQARARLFFHHHHPDHHHLALPHDDHRSSSPSGRVCPFLWPLLMSKLEEDYYISRSINETPLLTNLLPSVTAENPNSLDSTTTSCSNQFEDSDCNSDVSDVDTSLHL from the exons ATGAGCTACTTAGCTGTTGGTGTGAGTCCTGGAAATGTTCCGGTGTATCACAGCACCAATTTAAAAGTGAATGATAGGAGGTTGAGGGTGGCAGAGTTGGTTTTGAGGTGCTTGATCTGCGGTCTAGGAGTTGTTGCTGCTGCTCTTGTGGGAACTGATACTCAGGTCAAAGAGATCTTCACCGTCCAGAAGAAAGCTAAATTTACAGACATGAAAGCTCTTGT GTTTTTGGTGGTGGCGAATGGGATAGTTTCTGCCTACTCTTTGGTGCAAGTGGTGCGTTGTGTTGTGAGCATGGTTAGGGGCAATGTGCTCTTCAGCAAGCCCATCGCTTGGATCATTTTCTCTGGGGATCAG AGAGAAAGCCATGATGCCAAAGGCACCATTCATTCCTCCTCCATTGCTCTATTGCAGAAAAGGTTTAGAGAGATGCAGAGAGTGAAGGcaatgagggaggagagagatagATCGAGAATGCTAGCTGAACCAAAGCATAATAAGCAGTTGATGATGGTCGATAGCAATCCCACCAGCATGCATTACGAGCAGGCAAGGGCAAGGTTGTtcttccaccaccaccaccctgaTCATCATCATCTTGCCCTTCCACATGACGATCATCGGTCATCATCACCATCCGGCAGAGTTTGTCCGTTCTTGTGGCCATTATTAATGAGTAAGCTTGAGGAGGATTACTACATATCTAGGAGCATCAATGAGACCCCGCTGTTGACCAACTTATTGCCCTCAGTCACAGCAGAAAACCCTAATTCGTTAGACAGTACTACTACTAGTTGTTCGAATCAATTCGAAGATTCCGATTGTAACTCTGATGTCAGTGATGTGGATACTTCCCTTCATCTGTAG
- the LOC103446803 gene encoding CASP-like protein 2B1 isoform X2 codes for MSYLAVGVSPGNVPVYHSTNLKVNDRRLRVAELVLRCLICGLGVVAAALVGTDTQVKEIFTVQKKAKFTDMKALVFLVVANGIVSAYSLVQVVRCVVSMVRGNVLFSKPIAWIIFSGDQVMAYVCVAAVGAATQSAVLAKLGQPELQWMKICNMYDKFCNQVGEGIASALLVSLSTVLLSCVSAFNLFRLYGGNKNKTTVASRW; via the exons ATGAGCTACTTAGCTGTTGGTGTGAGTCCTGGAAATGTTCCGGTGTATCACAGCACCAATTTAAAAGTGAATGATAGGAGGTTGAGGGTGGCAGAGTTGGTTTTGAGGTGCTTGATCTGCGGTCTAGGAGTTGTTGCTGCTGCTCTTGTGGGAACTGATACTCAGGTCAAAGAGATCTTCACCGTCCAGAAGAAAGCTAAATTTACAGACATGAAAGCTCTTGT GTTTTTGGTGGTGGCGAATGGGATAGTTTCTGCCTACTCTTTGGTGCAAGTGGTGCGTTGTGTTGTGAGCATGGTTAGGGGCAATGTGCTCTTCAGCAAGCCCATCGCTTGGATCATTTTCTCTGGGGATCAG GTGAtggcatatgtgtgtgtggcAGCAGTAGGAGCTGCCACACAGTCGGCGGTGTTGGCCAAGTTGGGGCAGCCAGAGCTGCAATGGATGAAGATATGCAATATGTATGACAAGTTCTGCAACCAAGTTGGGGAGGGAATTGCCAGCGCTTTATTAGTCAGTCTAAGCACAGTCCTGCTCTCTTGTGTTTCTGCTTTCAATCTCTTCCGCTTGTACGGTGGCAACAAAAACAAGACCACCGTCGCCAGTAGGTGGTAG